The Pseudomonas sp. SCB32 DNA window GGAACACGAAGTCACCCTTGTGCAGCAGGCGGCCCGGCTTGATGATCGCCTCCAGTTCCTCGATCTTGTCGTCGCTCAGAGTCGGCGGCGCCAGCCGGCAGTTCTTGCAGTACGGTTGCGGTTTGATCATCTGATTCATCCATTTCCCCATGGGCCGGCTATCGCGCGCAGCACAGCGTTCCTCGGGCGCATCGCCCCCCTGAAACCATAGCAATAGACAGCCATCTGTCACTTGCCGGGCGCCAGGAGAAGCCTGCGCCGAATGGATTTTTCATTCCAGCTTGACCCTTTCTTCACTGCGCCGACGGCAGTCTTCGCCGCCGCGCACCATGGGGTCATGGGGGAGCCCACAAGAACTCCAGGTGCCGTGACGCACCCGACGGAAGGGAACGCGTCTATCCCGCTTATTTCCGGAGTCCTGTTCGTGAACAAACTGCCACAGATCACCCTGGCTTTCTGGGTGATGAAGATCTGCGCCACCACCCTGGGGGAAACCGCCGGCGACCTGCTGTCGATGACACTGAACGTCGGCTACGCCGTCAGCTCGCTGATCCTCATCAGCCTCTTCCTCGTCACCCTGGTCGGCCAGCTCGCCAGCAAGCGCTACGTGCCCTGGCTGTACTGGCTGGTGATCCTTTCCACCAGCACCGCCGGCACCACCATGTCGGACTTCATGGACCGTACCCTGGGCCTGGGCTATGCGACTGGCTCGGCGATCCTGATCAGCATCCTGGTGGCGATCTTCGCCCTGTGGCGCTTCAGCGGCACCTCGCTGTCGGTGGACAACATCCGCAGCTTCAAGGGCGAGATGTTCTACTGGATCGCGATCCTCTTCTCCAACACCCTGGGCACCGCGCTGGGCGACTTCCTCGCCGACGACTCGGGCCTGGGCTTTGCCGGCGGCGCGCTGCTGGTCGGTAGCCTGATCGCGGTCGTGGTGCTGCTGCACTACTTCACCAAGCTGTCCTCGGTGCTGCTGTTCTGGATCGCCTTCGTCCTGACCCGCCCGTTCGGCGCAACCCTGGGCGACGTGCTGACCAAATCCCACGAGAAGGGTGGCCTGGACTTCGGCACCATCGGCTCTTCCGCCATCCTGGCCGGCATCCTGGTGGTACTGGTGATCGCGGTCAGTGTGCGGCAAAAGCGCGACGAGGAATCCAGCACGGCGGTGCTGGCGTCCTGACCCTCTGACACCGCTTCCCGTCGCTACGGGAAGCGAAGGGCTAGCCTTGTGAAATTTGTTCTGTTATTTTTCATGAAAAATAAACAAAACAATTTCACGAGGTGGCCATGTTCCTGCGTTCGACCGAGCCGGTCGGCACTTACTATGCCGGCGCCAACCCCGAGCTGATCCAGCCGCGCGAGGCGCTGCGCGAGCCGCTGGAGTGTGACGTGCTGGTGATCGGTGCCGGTTTCAGCGGCCTGCATACGGCCCTGCAACTCGCCGAGGGCGGACGCCAGGTCTGCATGATCGAAGCCAGCCGCATCGCCTGGGCCGCGTCCGGGCGCAATGGCGGCCAGGCCCTGCCGGGCTGGTCCAGCGACCTGGGCCCGATCGAGGCCGACCTCGGCCATGAAGGCGCGCTGCGTCTCTGGCAAGGCATGCTCTGGGCCGCCCACGAACTGCGCGACCTGCCGCAACGCCACGGCTTCGATTGCGACTACCGCATCGGCCACCTGTGGACCGCCGTGCTGCCGCGCCGCGTCGGCATGCTCTACGACTGGCAGGCCGAGGCCAATCGTCGCTGGGGCTATGAAGGCCTGCGCTTCGTACCCCGCGAGGAGCTGCCGGAGTGGATCGCCAGCGATCGCTACCAGGCCGGCCTCTACGACCCCAATTCCGCGCACCTGAACCCGCTGAAGCTGGCCTACGGCCTGGCCGGTGCCTTCGAACGCGCCGGTGGCCGCATCTTCGAGCAGACCCGCGCAATGAGCTTCCGCGAGAGCGGCAGCGGCTACGAAGTGACGACGGAGCATGGCAGCGTGCGCTGCGCCTCCCTGGTGCTGGCCTGTAACGCCTATATCGACGGGCTCGACCGCGACGTTTCCGAACGCATGCTGCCGGTGGGCACCTACCAGGTCGCCACAGTGCCGCTGGGCGAGGAACTGGCCCGCTCGCTGCTGCCGAAGAACTGCTGCGTCACCGACAACCAGTTCGTCCTCGACTACTTCC harbors:
- a CDS encoding FAD-binding oxidoreductase, whose translation is MFLRSTEPVGTYYAGANPELIQPREALREPLECDVLVIGAGFSGLHTALQLAEGGRQVCMIEASRIAWAASGRNGGQALPGWSSDLGPIEADLGHEGALRLWQGMLWAAHELRDLPQRHGFDCDYRIGHLWTAVLPRRVGMLYDWQAEANRRWGYEGLRFVPREELPEWIASDRYQAGLYDPNSAHLNPLKLAYGLAGAFERAGGRIFEQTRAMSFRESGSGYEVTTEHGSVRCASLVLACNAYIDGLDRDVSERMLPVGTYQVATVPLGEELARSLLPKNCCVTDNQFVLDYFRLTPDHRLLFGGGCTYLGGMPSDIRAATRPYVERVFPQLKGVELEYAWGGHIDCTMRRTPDIGRRGELYWLQGYSGHGVLPSLAAARAVSEAMLGRSDELDLYQRIRNPGFPGGQRFAAPLEAAGKAWYRLRDFF